A genomic segment from Oncorhynchus keta strain PuntledgeMale-10-30-2019 chromosome 9, Oket_V2, whole genome shotgun sequence encodes:
- the btc gene encoding probetacellulin, producing the protein MAMACQLYVGIVTALALCKCSLAEWNATEEPANKNVSRYHQGNTNNFTDSIETATQAKWSGHFTKCPKEFRNYCIHGSCRFVKEQNTPSCRCEKGYIGSRCEYVDLAWRIGDQRQIIIACVIAALVFLILLIIFICICAHRHKLCRRKRRKEETRNGTEKLNMIMMNTNGTHEASSDSVETSNINAI; encoded by the exons ATGGCAATGGCATGCCAACTGTATGTCGGAATAGTAACAG CTTTGGCCCTATGCAAATGCTCTCTGGCTGAATGGAATGCAACTGAGGAGCCGGCCAACAAGAATGTTTCCCGCTATCACCAAGGCAACACAAACAACTTCACAG ACTCAATAGAAACTGCAACTCAAGCCAAATGGAGCGGGCATTTCACCAAATGTCCAAAGGAGTTCAGGAATTACTGTATCCATGGGTCGTGCCGCTTTGTGAAGGAACAGAACACTCCTTCGTGCAG ATGTGAAAAAGGGTACATTGGGTCCAGGTGTGAGTATGTTGATTTGGCCTGGCGTATAGGAGACCAGAGGCAGATCATCATAGCCTGTGTGATAGCAGCGTTGGTCTTCCTCATACTGCTCATCATATTCATCTGCATCTGTGCACA TCGACATAAACTTTGCAGGCggaagaggagaaaagaggagacgAGGAATGGAACAGAGAAGCTCAATATGATTATGATGAACACAAATGGAACGCATGAAGCATCATCAGATTCAGTAGAAACCTCAAACATCAATGCAATATGA
- the LOC118388115 gene encoding myosin light chain 5-like yields MFKQTQIQEFKEVFTLIDQDRDGFIDKEDLKDTYESPGKLNVKNNEREDMLKEACNPINFTMFLSLFGEKLHGTDPEEIILNTFRMFNPDTKGYVRKQLLEKMFQSPTFDPAGNLDYKSLCYIITRGEEQEE; encoded by the exons ATGTTCAAGCAGACACAGATCCAGGAGTTTAAAG AGGTGTTCACACTTATCGACCAGGACAGAGATGGGTTTATTGACAAAGAAGATCTGAAGGATACCTATGAATCTCCTG GTAAGCTAAATGTGAAGAACAATGAGCGAGAAGACATGCTCAAAGAGGCTTGTAATCCCATCAACTTCACCATGTTCCTCAGCCTGTTTGGAGAGAAGCTACATGGAACAGATCCAGAAGAGATAATTCTCAACACCTTCAGAATGTTCAATCCTGACACTAAGGGTTATGTAC gtaaacaattgttggaaaaa ATGTTCCAATCGCCTACCTTCGACCCAGCAGGAAACCTGGACTACAAATCCCTCTGTTACATCATCACACgcggagaggaacaggaggagtaa